In Nostoc sp. UHCC 0926, a single genomic region encodes these proteins:
- a CDS encoding addiction module protein translates to MDITATLNQIATLSVEDRIRIVQAIWDSIAAEQVYPDLTDAQKQELDCRIADYDSNPDNVLTWKEIKASIKGQQ, encoded by the coding sequence ATGGACATCACAGCTACTTTGAACCAAATTGCAACTCTGAGTGTTGAAGATAGAATCCGTATTGTGCAGGCAATTTGGGATAGCATCGCAGCAGAGCAAGTTTACCCTGATTTAACCGATGCACAGAAGCAAGAGCTTGATTGTCGAATTGCTGATTACGATTCAAATCCAGACAATGTGCTGACTTGGAAGGAAATCAAAGCATCAATTAAGGGACAGCAATGA
- a CDS encoding HhoA/HhoB/HtrA family serine endopeptidase, which yields MQNESRDRENPSNSISHNTADAKYHNRAPWKKAAASLSLVLLGSGMTLAGGYMAGHPQQVSESASNLAVSRVNAAPPLPAATDPNFVIQVVQKVGPAVVRIDSSRTVKTQIPDEFNDPFFQRFFGSQMPEQQNRVERGTGSGFIISADGRILTNAHVVDGADTVTVTLKDGRSFKGKVLGKDELTDVAVVKIQADNLPLVALGNSDQLQPGEWAIAIGNPLGLDNTVTTGIISATGRSSNLIGAPDKRVEYIQTDAAINPGNSGGPLLNSRGEVIAMNTAIIQGAQGLGFAIPINTAQHVSSQLIATGKVEHPYLGIQMVGLTPQLKQNINSDPNSGLSVNEDKGVLVVKVVPNSPAAKAGIRAGDVIQKLGGQSVTDASSVQKVVENSQVGGDLRMELRRNGQNLNVAVQPAAFPIQQVQ from the coding sequence ATGCAAAACGAATCTCGCGACAGAGAAAACCCATCAAATAGCATTTCACATAACACTGCTGATGCCAAATACCATAATCGAGCACCCTGGAAAAAGGCTGCCGCCTCTCTATCGTTGGTGCTGCTGGGATCAGGTATGACATTGGCAGGCGGCTATATGGCTGGACATCCTCAGCAGGTGTCTGAAAGTGCATCTAATTTGGCAGTAAGTCGAGTAAATGCCGCTCCTCCATTACCAGCCGCCACAGATCCTAACTTTGTTATCCAAGTGGTACAAAAGGTCGGGCCTGCTGTGGTGCGAATTGACTCTTCCCGAACCGTAAAAACCCAGATACCAGATGAATTTAACGATCCATTTTTCCAACGCTTCTTTGGCTCTCAAATGCCAGAACAACAGAATCGGGTAGAACGGGGTACTGGTTCAGGTTTTATTATTAGTGCTGATGGTCGTATTCTCACCAACGCCCACGTAGTCGATGGTGCTGATACGGTAACAGTAACACTCAAGGATGGACGTAGCTTTAAAGGCAAGGTGTTAGGAAAAGACGAGTTGACCGATGTTGCTGTTGTCAAGATTCAGGCAGACAATCTACCGTTAGTAGCATTGGGTAACTCAGATCAACTGCAACCAGGAGAATGGGCGATCGCGATCGGCAACCCCCTTGGCCTAGATAATACAGTAACTACCGGAATCATCAGTGCTACCGGACGCAGTAGCAATCTAATCGGTGCTCCCGATAAGCGAGTAGAGTATATTCAAACCGACGCAGCGATTAATCCCGGTAACTCCGGCGGCCCCCTGCTAAATTCCCGTGGTGAGGTGATTGCGATGAATACAGCCATTATTCAGGGGGCACAAGGATTAGGTTTTGCTATTCCCATCAACACAGCACAACATGTTTCCAGTCAACTGATAGCTACAGGCAAAGTAGAACATCCTTATCTGGGAATTCAGATGGTAGGGTTAACGCCTCAGCTAAAACAAAATATCAACTCAGATCCCAATAGCGGTTTGAGTGTGAATGAAGATAAAGGTGTATTAGTTGTAAAAGTTGTGCCAAATTCGCCAGCTGCTAAAGCAGGAATACGTGCTGGTGATGTGATCCAAAAGCTTGGTGGGCAATCAGTCACAGATGCCAGTAGTGTCCAAAAGGTAGTAGAAAATAGCCAAGTCGGGGGCGATTTACGGATGGAATTACGTCGCAATGGGCAGAATCTTAACGTAGCTGTACAACCTGCTGCTTTCCCCATACAACAAGTACAATAA
- a CDS encoding ATP adenylyltransferase family protein, producing the protein MAQGKILLKPGTLWTSVKEQTEHALQCGALLSIPTEFEFVEQDNVRFLVRILSNLNRKKAAKEKQEKQSATSGQEFNPFLPYEEDLFVADISDTHVCILNKFNVVDYHLLIITRAFEEQESLLTLEDFAAMWACLADFDGLAFYNSGKIAGASQRHKHLQLVPLPLAPSGPQIPIEPLLTAAQFQNSNTTLPKFPFVHAFAPLDPHWVQSPFAGAQATLEVYRTLLHAVGLDARQSGAYNLLATREWMLIVPRSQEHFQSISVNSLGFAGALLVRNPAEMEILKAQGPMTILKNVAISN; encoded by the coding sequence ATGGCACAGGGTAAAATCTTACTTAAGCCTGGCACTTTATGGACAAGTGTGAAAGAACAGACTGAACATGCTTTACAATGTGGGGCGTTGTTGTCGATACCGACGGAATTTGAATTTGTTGAACAGGATAACGTGCGCTTTTTAGTGCGGATTTTGTCTAACCTGAATCGCAAAAAAGCAGCTAAGGAGAAGCAGGAAAAACAATCTGCCACCTCTGGTCAAGAGTTTAATCCTTTTTTGCCCTACGAAGAGGATTTATTTGTGGCGGATATCTCCGATACCCATGTATGTATTTTAAATAAATTCAATGTTGTTGATTATCACCTGCTAATTATCACCCGTGCTTTCGAGGAACAGGAGAGCTTACTCACCCTGGAAGATTTTGCGGCTATGTGGGCTTGTTTGGCTGATTTCGATGGTTTAGCATTTTACAATAGTGGCAAAATCGCAGGTGCTAGTCAGCGACACAAGCACTTGCAATTAGTGCCGCTACCACTTGCACCTTCAGGGCCGCAGATACCTATTGAACCTCTATTAACAGCAGCACAATTTCAGAACTCGAACACAACTTTACCAAAATTTCCTTTTGTACACGCTTTCGCACCCCTAGATCCCCATTGGGTGCAATCGCCATTCGCAGGGGCCCAAGCAACACTGGAAGTTTATCGCACTTTGCTACATGCTGTGGGTTTAGATGCAAGGCAATCTGGTGCTTACAATCTGCTAGCGACACGAGAATGGATGTTAATCGTACCGCGATCGCAGGAGCATTTCCAATCTATCTCTGTAAATTCATTAGGATTCGCTGGTGCTTTGCTAGTGCGGAATCCAGCAGAAATGGAGATTCTCAAAGCCCAAGGGCCGATGACCATCCTCAAGAATGTTGCTATATCTAATTAA
- a CDS encoding nuclear transport factor 2 family protein: MCQSLTQELEKLEVELREAMLRNDITALDRLLADEVIFTDPQGSVIDKVEDLSVHESGDLVVTSYETDELIVRVFGSTAITNLKVRLTGLFKGESFSGVYRYTRTYLKQNEQW, encoded by the coding sequence ATGTGTCAATCACTTACACAAGAACTGGAAAAGCTTGAAGTCGAACTGCGAGAGGCAATGCTCCGTAATGATATCACCGCTTTGGATCGCCTCTTGGCAGATGAGGTTATTTTCACAGATCCGCAGGGTAGTGTAATAGACAAGGTAGAGGATTTGTCTGTTCACGAATCAGGTGACTTGGTAGTTACAAGCTATGAAACAGATGAATTAATTGTTCGAGTCTTTGGCTCAACTGCAATCACAAATTTGAAGGTGAGATTGACTGGACTTTTTAAGGGTGAATCCTTCAGTGGTGTTTACCGTTATACACGCACATATTTGAAGCAAAATGAGCAATGGTAA
- a CDS encoding phycoerythrobilin:ferredoxin oxidoreductase, with product MTLYQPFLDYAIAYMRSRLDLQPYPIPTGFESKSAVVGKGKNQEEVVTTSYAFQTAKLRQIRAAHVQGGNSLQVLNFVIFPRLNYDLPFFGADLVTLPGGHLIALDMQPLFRDDPAYQAKYTEPILPIFHAHQQHLSWGGDFPEEARPFFSPAFLWTRPQETAVVETQVFAAFKDYLKAYLDFVEQAEAVTDSQNLAAIEQAQLRYLRYRAEKDPARGMFKRFYGAEWTEEYIHGFLFDLERKLTAIN from the coding sequence TTGACACTATATCAGCCATTTCTCGATTATGCGATCGCCTACATGCGATCGCGCTTGGATTTACAACCCTATCCTATCCCCACGGGGTTTGAGTCTAAGAGCGCTGTTGTGGGCAAGGGAAAGAATCAGGAAGAGGTTGTCACCACCAGTTATGCCTTTCAAACCGCAAAATTGCGGCAAATTCGTGCAGCTCATGTACAGGGTGGCAATTCGCTGCAAGTGCTGAATTTTGTGATTTTCCCCCGCCTCAACTACGATTTACCCTTTTTTGGAGCGGATCTGGTGACATTGCCAGGAGGACATCTAATTGCTTTGGATATGCAGCCCTTATTTCGCGATGATCCAGCATATCAGGCAAAATATACTGAACCAATTCTGCCCATTTTCCACGCCCATCAACAACATCTATCTTGGGGAGGAGATTTTCCAGAAGAAGCACGGCCCTTTTTCTCTCCCGCTTTCCTGTGGACTCGTCCCCAAGAAACGGCTGTAGTAGAAACTCAGGTGTTTGCCGCTTTCAAAGACTATTTGAAAGCTTATCTGGATTTCGTGGAGCAGGCAGAAGCTGTAACAGATTCCCAAAATTTAGCAGCCATTGAGCAAGCCCAACTGCGATACCTGCGATATCGGGCTGAAAAAGACCCAGCACGAGGGATGTTTAAACGCTTCTATGGTGCCGAATGGACTGAAGAATATATCCACGGCTTTTTATTTGACCTAGAGAGAAAATTAACAGCCATCAACTAG
- a CDS encoding 15,16-dihydrobiliverdin:ferredoxin oxidoreductase, whose product MYKPFLEFLEKELFQRFDLQSRVIPPGLEFKVSDRGRNPATIRSRCHQCQELRKIRYTYIDAGESAQIFNSVIYPSHHYDLPLLGIDFLSFGKVKNLIVLDFQPLFQDEDYQKKYIVPLKSLHDKYPDLAQNLEMKFYDANQYFSKYLLFAKTDPQTVATRVFEAFQDYLNLYWQMLADAQPLQDPEDIQRIVKAQKDYDQYSADRDPASGLFSSYFGHEWAERFLHEFLFEDAVPLAVSASKR is encoded by the coding sequence ATGTATAAGCCTTTCCTGGAATTTTTAGAAAAAGAGCTATTTCAGCGGTTTGATTTACAAAGTAGGGTTATTCCCCCTGGTTTGGAATTCAAAGTTAGCGATCGCGGCAGAAACCCAGCAACTATCCGCAGTAGATGTCACCAATGTCAAGAGTTGCGGAAAATTCGTTATACCTACATTGATGCTGGGGAAAGCGCCCAAATTTTTAACAGCGTAATTTATCCTAGTCATCACTACGATCTACCTCTGTTAGGAATTGACTTTTTATCTTTTGGTAAAGTCAAAAACTTGATTGTGCTTGACTTTCAGCCTTTATTTCAGGATGAAGATTATCAAAAAAAATATATAGTTCCGCTAAAATCTCTCCATGATAAATATCCGGATTTGGCGCAAAATTTAGAAATGAAGTTTTACGATGCCAACCAGTATTTTTCTAAATATCTATTGTTTGCCAAAACAGATCCCCAAACAGTGGCAACACGAGTCTTTGAAGCTTTTCAGGATTATTTAAACTTGTATTGGCAAATGCTAGCAGATGCCCAACCGCTCCAAGACCCTGAAGATATCCAGCGGATTGTCAAAGCCCAAAAAGATTATGACCAATATAGTGCAGACCGCGATCCAGCATCTGGTTTGTTTAGCAGTTACTTTGGTCATGAATGGGCAGAGCGCTTTCTCCATGAATTCTTATTTGAAGATGCTGTCCCCCTAGCAGTTAGCGCCAGCAAAAGATGA
- a CDS encoding phycobiliprotein lyase, whose amino-acid sequence MHLIPPLTMLDFFHKSEGTWFTERSVHHFDSAADESGESNLIIKVMKKDDPKVQEVCTAQGIDPTKATSGASFAWQANLDTRLPNIDNAAILVDVPDETRRSGKLIRNQGYVESIPVVSRYQFADDGVLTIDTDYDNNQGQERCWFVMDDFRVRVSTVRMMNGVNLMTYCSERRCVSQEVLEQMISRNHAR is encoded by the coding sequence ATGCATCTAATACCACCCTTGACTATGCTCGACTTCTTCCATAAAAGTGAGGGGACATGGTTTACGGAACGCTCCGTTCATCATTTTGACTCGGCGGCGGATGAGTCGGGGGAGTCAAATTTGATTATTAAAGTCATGAAAAAGGATGATCCTAAAGTCCAAGAAGTCTGTACAGCCCAAGGGATAGACCCTACTAAAGCAACAAGCGGTGCTAGTTTTGCATGGCAGGCTAACCTAGATACCAGGCTACCTAATATCGATAATGCCGCCATTTTAGTTGATGTACCCGACGAAACGAGGCGTTCTGGAAAACTGATCCGCAACCAAGGCTATGTCGAGAGTATTCCGGTTGTGAGTCGGTATCAGTTTGCTGATGACGGAGTCTTGACGATTGATACTGACTATGACAATAACCAAGGTCAGGAACGTTGTTGGTTTGTTATGGATGATTTTCGCGTCAGGGTCAGTACGGTGCGAATGATGAACGGAGTCAACTTGATGACTTATTGTTCTGAGCGTCGCTGTGTTTCCCAAGAAGTCTTGGAACAAATGATCAGTCGGAATCATGCTAGGTAG
- a CDS encoding pentapeptide repeat-containing protein — protein MTNSEIQLITSVRPSPTPEILTALKAGIALDGVDLYQFNLKEVDLQQANLSKAKLLGADLGEVILSDANLSGADLRGANLRGADLSGANLQGAYLNRADLQQANLSGANLEGAKLQVARYDTQTKWPQEYNYKASGAVGPGANLNGAFLNTASLRNADLQGANLRGAYLSGADLTGANLQGAALSGADLTKAYLTGACLRNARLTGANLQDTDLRATDLSDAEMEHLQTIAGADFTLAQGLKEATKAMLCSRPHSELDAWNAYTRTTTRESLSA, from the coding sequence ATGACAAATAGTGAAATTCAACTTATTACAAGCGTTCGCCCCAGTCCAACTCCTGAAATCTTAACAGCCCTGAAAGCAGGAATTGCCCTGGATGGGGTAGATTTGTACCAATTCAATTTGAAGGAAGTCGATTTACAACAAGCTAACTTGAGTAAAGCCAAGCTATTAGGAGCTGATCTGGGTGAGGTAATCTTGAGTGATGCAAATCTGAGTGGGGCAGATTTGCGAGGCGCTAATCTGCGAGGAGCCGATTTGAGTGGAGCTAATTTGCAGGGAGCCTATTTAAACCGTGCTGATCTCCAGCAAGCGAATCTTAGTGGCGCAAATTTGGAGGGAGCCAAACTCCAAGTAGCGCGTTATGATACACAAACGAAATGGCCCCAAGAATATAACTACAAAGCTTCTGGAGCGGTGGGGCCAGGTGCTAATCTCAATGGTGCTTTTCTGAATACAGCTTCTTTAAGAAACGCAGATTTACAAGGCGCTAATCTGCGTGGAGCCTACCTGAGTGGTGCTGACTTGACAGGAGCCAATTTGCAAGGTGCAGCTTTAAGTGGCGCTGACCTGACGAAAGCTTATTTAACAGGGGCTTGCTTGCGGAATGCTCGATTAACTGGAGCCAATTTGCAGGATACTGACCTGCGAGCAACTGACCTCAGTGATGCAGAGATGGAGCATCTTCAAACTATCGCTGGGGCAGATTTTACTCTTGCCCAAGGACTTAAAGAAGCAACTAAAGCCATGCTTTGCAGCCGTCCACATTCAGAACTCGACGCTTGGAATGCTTACACCCGCACAACAACTCGTGAGAGTTTGAGTGCTTGA
- a CDS encoding HEAT repeat domain-containing protein — protein sequence MEIDKIQVELKNPDFHYRLKAIAALNNYESEVAVPLLTSKLRDSEFLVRTFVARGLGNQQSAESFAALMQIMKFDDTPNVRAEAANSLSLFGRVAVSHLVLAFYQDDHWLVKRSILAAIAEMDCPEELLDICVQGLKDEDFTVQESSVDGLGLLADSSQQTAALSQILTLVNDQSWRMRVRVSYALKRFDQPQAKAALNQLRQDEDHRVVGAALEDLLPQ from the coding sequence ATGGAAATCGATAAAATCCAAGTTGAACTGAAGAACCCAGATTTTCACTATCGTCTGAAGGCGATCGCTGCTTTGAATAATTATGAATCAGAAGTTGCTGTTCCTCTGTTAACCAGTAAACTTCGTGACTCAGAATTTTTGGTGCGTACTTTTGTGGCAAGGGGTTTGGGTAATCAACAATCAGCGGAATCTTTTGCTGCTTTGATGCAAATTATGAAATTCGACGATACCCCCAACGTGCGAGCTGAGGCGGCAAATTCTTTATCGCTATTTGGTAGAGTCGCAGTTTCTCATCTAGTTCTGGCATTTTATCAGGATGACCACTGGCTAGTTAAGCGCAGCATTTTGGCGGCGATCGCGGAAATGGATTGCCCTGAAGAACTATTAGATATCTGCGTTCAGGGTTTAAAAGATGAAGATTTCACAGTTCAGGAATCCTCTGTTGATGGACTCGGCTTACTAGCTGATTCTAGCCAACAGACTGCGGCATTATCCCAAATACTAACGTTGGTGAATGATCAATCTTGGCGGATGCGCGTGCGAGTTAGCTATGCCCTGAAACGATTTGACCAGCCGCAAGCAAAAGCAGCCCTGAACCAACTCAGACAGGATGAGGATCACCGAGTTGTCGGAGCTGCTTTAGAAGACTTGTTGCCACAATAG
- a CDS encoding phycobilisome protein — MTQLSQTVKELIAKARIISFAEWEQPHPKAAIIIFQAADDAFRYLSDEDFLQIKTLSPDNSALIPVAQLLRDRAAEIVDEAREQVLTTYPEIIQPGGGLYPPERAQACWRDFWHFLRCITYGIAGGHTEYTSPTGLHYMNLLYQELQVPKDAMVLGLKSIKVASLKRCQANQQEIAPYFDHLITQLATFQI, encoded by the coding sequence ATGACTCAATTAAGCCAAACCGTTAAGGAATTAATAGCCAAAGCTAGAATTATCAGCTTTGCTGAGTGGGAACAGCCCCATCCAAAAGCAGCGATTATTATATTCCAAGCTGCGGACGATGCTTTTCGGTATCTAAGCGACGAAGATTTCTTGCAGATTAAAACCTTGTCACCTGATAATTCGGCATTGATTCCTGTTGCTCAATTATTACGCGATCGCGCCGCCGAAATTGTTGATGAAGCTAGAGAGCAGGTTTTGACGACTTATCCCGAAATTATCCAGCCTGGAGGAGGTCTTTATCCGCCGGAACGCGCCCAAGCTTGCTGGCGAGATTTTTGGCATTTTCTCCGCTGTATTACCTATGGCATAGCAGGCGGTCACACTGAGTATACCAGTCCCACAGGATTGCACTATATGAATTTGCTCTATCAGGAATTACAAGTTCCAAAAGATGCAATGGTCTTAGGCTTAAAAAGTATTAAGGTTGCTAGTTTAAAGCGGTGTCAAGCCAATCAGCAAGAAATTGCTCCCTATTTTGATCATCTAATTACCCAACTGGCTACTTTCCAAATTTAA
- a CDS encoding phycobilisome rod-core linker polypeptide encodes MSLWAIDSPKVELRTNTSESELQILIRSVYKQVLGNAHLLESERLATIESQLRDRNISVREFVNSVAKSELYQSLFFNSSSQNRFIELNFKHLLGRAPADQAEISEHVRIYNEQGYDAEIESYIDSEEYQQNFGENIVPYPRSTSSQIGIKNVTFNRTFTLLRGVASSDSDRKAKLISDVGSNLPTSIKAPAAGSSVSSTSKRFLIKAVKGAAKIPTRLGKLEYVVNYNQLSGQVQNIHRTGGKIISITEVA; translated from the coding sequence ATGTCACTTTGGGCTATTGATTCACCTAAGGTAGAGCTGCGTACGAACACCAGCGAAAGTGAATTACAAATACTGATTCGGTCCGTTTACAAACAGGTTTTGGGCAATGCTCATTTGTTGGAAAGTGAGCGACTAGCCACAATAGAATCGCAATTGCGCGATCGCAATATCAGCGTCCGCGAATTCGTCAACAGTGTTGCAAAATCAGAACTTTATCAATCCCTGTTTTTCAATTCTTCTTCCCAAAATCGGTTCATTGAACTGAACTTCAAACACTTGCTAGGCCGTGCTCCTGCCGATCAGGCAGAAATTTCCGAACACGTCCGCATCTACAATGAACAGGGCTACGATGCTGAAATCGAATCCTATATCGATAGCGAGGAGTATCAGCAAAATTTTGGCGAGAATATTGTTCCTTATCCTCGCAGTACCAGCTCCCAAATAGGGATTAAAAATGTTACCTTTAACCGCACCTTTACTTTATTGAGAGGAGTAGCTAGCAGCGATAGCGATCGCAAAGCCAAACTGATCAGCGATGTCGGTTCAAATCTACCCACATCCATCAAGGCTCCCGCTGCTGGTTCTAGTGTAAGCAGCACTAGCAAACGCTTCTTGATTAAAGCAGTCAAAGGTGCAGCTAAGATCCCTACCCGTCTAGGCAAGCTCGAATATGTAGTTAACTACAACCAACTGTCTGGGCAAGTGCAAAACATTCATAGAACGGGCGGCAAAATCATCAGTATCACTGAAGTTGCTTAG